GTACTATCTAAGGTCAACAGCACTGCTCAAGGTCAATGCCTAGTTAGACCGCAACAAAAATCAGGACTTAAGAGGGATTTGAATATTTGGCTCAAACCTTTTTGTTGGTTGGGAATCATATTCGGATCTGAGTCAAGACTTTCTGCCATCTTATCACAAATTATATCGACGAGTCGCTCAAAGACGGCCTTCACATTTATGTTGTCTTTGGCGGAAGTCTCAAAAAATTGTAAACCTAAAATAGTAAATGTTTGTTAGAAAATGGAGGACTCCGAGGAAGACAGAACAACGCATGACAAACTTGACCAAAACTAGTTAAAGAAACAATGTTGCAATGCCTTTATTCATAATACCTTCGCCATGTTTACTCATATACTAAACATGGTAGATTTTTATAGCATACGACTGACTGAGTTGATGATGCAAGACGGAAGGGTACAGACTGACAACAAATGAGTATACTACACGGTGTATAATCACAGAACAACTTTGTGCTATGTACGGACATACAACATCCCTACATTAACTGACAGGGTGAAACTGATATCAGAAATGTGAGAGTGCTAAAGCCAAGTGGTAAGAAGTCAATAGCATGGCTCGACAAAAAAGAATATGCTTTTTCAAAAGCTCACGAAAAATATGCAGCAACTAAGCTGTCTATAAACAATCATTTTCCTGTGAAAACTTGATTAGACACTCAAGTCACTTGACTTAACCAAACTCGGCAGCGCTGTGCGCTACTACCAGCATATTGAGCATGCACATCTACTTATCGGCAGCACTGTGCACTACTACCAGCATATTGAGCATGCACATCTACTTATTCGCTGTGTCTACTGTACTCGGAAGAAGGGGAAAGAAATCCTACTACATCTGATGCAGGGATGAAGGTTGCAGATTATTGTGACGTAAAGAACAGGGGTACAGCGGCATATGAATGACATCTAGTAAAGCAAGCAGAGGTATTGATTGCGGCATAAACTGGCTGCCACTGGTCGTCCAGTAGCCTCTATAGGTAATTACACGGTTCAAGTGTGGTTGAGGAGGCGGATAGATTTATGCAGAGGAATAGAAACAGGAGATTAATGAAAAGCCTCTTTATTGATTTTCGAAGCCACGAGTCACACTCTTTGGTGTCAGTTGTGAGCCAATTCGTGACACCAGTTTTATATTGCAATACTtcaacgtgtgacaaaagtgataagCTATACATTCTTCTCGAACACTTGAAGCCAAATGATATGTGCAGTGAAAAAGGAAGCCACAACGAGTACAGTCAACTACTGCGAAGGCAAGAGCCCCTTCCTGCGGAAAAGTCAATAGTCCCATCGACAGTCCCATCGTAAAAAGTCAATCTAGAAATACTACCAGCGGTATTATAGCCGATGACTAACTAGCAAGTCTCTGCCTTACGTTTATATGTCTGTCATACTAACCTTATGAAAACGTCTTTAACAAAAACAAGTCAATGGTATCTCTACTGAGAAAATGGCTGCAAATGCTGTGCTTATAAATAACTCATCTTATTCTTATCCGCTCAGCAATACTCCCTTAGAATATGATGATTGACCGATATAGTTGGATGCAAATGATCAAAGGGGGGCTACTAGTCGGTTGATGCTAGTAGTCTGCAAGTAGTCGATTACCACTTAGTCGTCTGCTACCAGTCGTCCGCTACTTAGTCATTTGCTACCAGTTTATTATTACTTAGTCGGCTGCTACCAGTCAGTAACCACTAGTCAGCCATTAACAGTCGATTTCTGCTAGCCAGTTAGTAATAGGCTGGTAGTCACCGACGATTAGTAGATAATAGTAAGTTTTGGTCACTAGTAGCGAGGTTAGTCGCTGACAGTTCCAAGGAGGCAGTTAGCAATAGAGAATGGACTGAAGTGACAACACCGACTATAACTGATGAGTGAAAATTACCAAGCCGTTCTGCCAGTTTTTGACCTCTATCAGAGGTAACGACCCTTTCATCTGCGAGGTCACACTTGTTACCAACCAACACCACTTGGGCGTTGTCCCATGAGTACATCTTAATCTGGGTACACCTGGCGCGACACAGAAATGATTATGAATCTTAGACTTATTCCTAAAGGATCTATCCTAGATAAGCTGACAGAATTACTCTTACAAGTATTGTATTACAAGAGATAGTAAAAATGTAGGATAATTCTCCGACATTGTCTTTAAATAAGAAAGAATCGAGAGTATTCAAGCGCGGTGTGCACATATTAGAAGCAGCAAAGGAGAAGGGACCAGATCCGACTCTCAGGTGAGTTGTGGAAAAAAGCGTGACATTGACTAGCTTATTGTCAAATCAAACTTTACAGTTAATAATTACAGGTAATAATAACCAGATAGGTAAGTCCAGGGCGCAAATAACAGCTGACAGCCTCCACAGCGGTAGATTAGACAAGACAACTTCACCGATGTGCTAACTAGCCCTAAAGCAAGTTTGCCAGACAAAGAGCTTACCATCTCTTTTCTAAAGAAGCAAGGCTAATTTAGGTGTTAGAATATATAATTTCCCTGGACCGGTCACCGCGTGCAGGACACAAGGAACTGACAAAGACCAGCCACCatattctttttatttaaattacggACAACTCCCACCAGTGTTCATGATTTACCAAGTTTTTCTGCAAGTTTTGATCCAGTGTCCTCGGGTACGACACGCTGGTCATCCATGTCACATTTATTACCGCAGAGCACCACAGATGTGCTCGGCCAAGCATGAGTCTGTATGTTTGTAAGCCTAACATAAAATGGTTGAGGAGATCAGTAATTATACCAATATGGTAGAGTAAATCTGGATTAATCGCCAAAGGTATGCGAACTGACCAATTTGTCTTACGACAAACATTCCCATATAATTGAGGTCAATCGtgcataaattaatatttttggaTATACTCACCAGTCTTGCACGGCATTGAACGATTCCTCGTTGGTAACATCATACATTAGTATGAAACCCATGGCACCACGGTAGTACGCTGTGGTGATGGTTCTGTAGCGCTCTTGGCCTGCCGTGTCCTGCGAGCGTATAGACTGCATTACAACCTCAAATCAGCCTTGCAACAATTATTATGTTATGCACCTTTAAATTTTCGCAAATAAATACTCCTAGTTATGAATGTTAGCTAATCTTTAAATGCAAATTTTCTATGAGAAGGGATGTTTAGATAGCTTTCGGAAGGCCTTAATTTGTAAAAGGATAGTTTCTCACccaaatttgaagtttcacCCGCTTCTCATTTCGGAACACGGTCTTCACTTTGAAATCAATGCCAACAGTACTAACAAAAGCTGATGTGAACGAATCATCGGCATATCTGAAAAGGAAGCTGGTCTTGCCAACACTGGAGTTTCCGATTATGAGCAGCTTGAACATGTAGTCAAAATTCTGATCAGCAGCATCCTTTTGCCATTTGCCATCCGCCTGGCCTCCAGACGAACTCATGTCCATGCTAGGGCTTGCTCCTCCAAAATTAGACCTCGCTGGTGGAACGGGAGCCTAACAAAGCGAAACACGGAATTATGAGGGTCCGCGACCAGCAAAGCTGGCACCCTCGGCCTGACTAGTTGCATAGATACGTGTCAGCATAGGCTATGTATGTGCGGGTCATTGTGACTCAGTCGCAATGTTTAAGGATAACCAATAGAGAAATTATCGCTAATACATTCAGCCTGTGTTTTCCATTGATTTCCATTACTGCTATGACGAAGCAATATAATTACATAACCATAAACTAATGCAAATGCATTAATTGGCATCCCAATTGCTTCCCATTGGGATGTAGTCAGCAAGAGGCTAGTTAACCACTctaaaacatcaatatatatattctttcaTGTCGTCCACAACAAGACTAAACACAACTCCTTTTAAAAAGTCGTAACATATGGCAAGGCTATATAACTTGCAGCAGAGCTATGCTAAAGGCAAAGCTAGCGTTGATAGCCGGTCTATAGATAACAGCAAAGCTACAATGGCTTGTAGCAAGCCTAGGGCAAATAAAGGCGATGCCTATGGATTGACAAACCGTAGCAGGTTTGGAAATCAAATGGTGGCAGAGCTATATCAggtataaaaagtatttttgaaGCCTAACAAGAAAAAACTGATATGCTTGGATACTAATGAGCAAAACACACTAACAAATCTAGTCTAAGGTGCAAAGAATAATGAAAGACTGAAACAAAAAAGAAGAGAGATGAGAGCTGATATGTGTTCACAACGCGCCACACTATCTTGTGAAATAAGATCACAAATGTGCTTGCATGCCAACAACAAATAGCCCATTGTCCATTCGGCAACAAAGAGATACCTCGCCAGTTGCTGCAGAAGTCCCGGTGAAATTTCCAGCTATGTTTGTAGGATTTAAATTATTCAAGTTGCCAGGAAACTTTGAGCCAATGTTACCTAGAGCACCGCTAGGATTCACCTTATCTCCAAGATTCGAGATGTTTCCGCCGATGTTATTTAAAAGGTTTCCACCCGGTACGTTGCTAAACAtgatctttttattttgaaagaAGTTATGGGAAAAGACTGAAAATCTGATGGCAATTTGGCTTTCAATCCAGATTCACAAAAGCACATGAAATAGACATGCAGATGATGTGAAGAAGGGAAGAAAGCAAGGTGTAGTTATACTAATACGTCCTCACAGTGGCCACGAGTTGTTCCTTTGCTACAAGTCACAAACAAAGCGGTTGCCATGGTGATTTTAGAACGGTAAATATTGGAGCAATTATAAAAGTCAAGAAAAGATGGAAAGGCTGCAATTTTTTACCACTTCCTGCTAAAATTATGAaattaaaattagaaaaaaatactttGGAAGCTTGGGCACTTTTCAAAAATCAATTACGAACTTTATAGACTTACAAAATATACCAAACAGACACTTTTGCCGCTTTTACAAACCAGTAGGTCCTACATATATTTGTAATTTATAAATGTTTGAGTTGAAAGTATTGTTACATCTGAACAATTAGGCTAGCAAAACTGATCATGAGACTACTATTATTAGAACACATCACACTCAAACACAGAATTGCAAAGACAAAAACAAGAAAGTAAAGATAAGGGGACCACTACACCCATAAGTACATGTGTCTCTCCATTATATGCTTTCTTGTTCATGCAATGTTAGGTTCACACCTAGTCCGATTTGTTATAAAAGATTCATTGGTGTGTCAAATGAAGTAGCGAATGGTTTATGTTGGCTTATCCAAACTAGTAGATCTACAACCCTAAACCTATTAATGACTTCAA
Above is a window of Watersipora subatra chromosome 3, tzWatSuba1.1, whole genome shotgun sequence DNA encoding:
- the LOC137391893 gene encoding ras-related protein Rab-3-like isoform X1, translated to MFSNVPGGNLLNNIGGNISNLGDKVNPSGALGNIGSKFPGNLNNLNPTNIAGNFTGTSAATGEAPVPPARSNFGGASPSMDMSSSGGQADGKWQKDAADQNFDYMFKLLIIGNSSVGKTSFLFRYADDSFTSAFVSTVGIDFKVKTVFRNEKRVKLQIWDTAGQERYRTITTAYYRGAMGFILMYDVTNEESFNAVQDWLTNIQTHAWPSTSVVLCGNKCDMDDQRVVPEDTGSKLAEKLGLQFFETSAKDNINVKAVFERLVDIICDKMAESLDSDPNMIPNQQKGARLTDQQGQAKQGGCC
- the LOC137391893 gene encoding ras-related protein Rab-3-like isoform X2 — protein: MFSNVPGGNLLNNIGGNISNLGDKVNPSGALGNIGSKFPGNLNNLNPTNIAGNFTGTSAATGEAPVPPARSNFGGASPSMDMSSSGGQADGKWQKDAADQNFDYMFKLLIIGNSSVGKTSFLFRYADDSFTSAFVSTVGIDFKVKTVFRNEKRVKLQIWDTAGQERYRTITTAYYRGAMGFILMYDVTNEESFNAVQDWCTQIKMYSWDNAQVVLVGNKCDLADERVVTSDRGQKLAERLGLQFFETSAKDNINVKAVFERLVDIICDKMAESLDSDPNMIPNQQKGARLTDQQGQAKQGGCC